From one Nothobranchius furzeri strain GRZ-AD chromosome 2, NfurGRZ-RIMD1, whole genome shotgun sequence genomic stretch:
- the LOC139061973 gene encoding uncharacterized protein encodes MKDGLLWRTCGWLPLAGLISTRIRKPVELRFSLLLTELTVAWEFLAAPSRDQVESFKRTELAELAVHLGLQGIQNLLKKDLKDSVMAALEKEGLLQPPFSDSSDLPLKQDMEDGQTVKAATSVPVGAAPERLSVPDEQDALSRQTPFTGESLSTTSSAASMENARLRLRLARMKYEAEEKSRLQQIELEIRRCEIEAETKLKLKRMELEYQARGGVSSTTNYEHERSMDKQRNECDISKCLVLVPTFRESEVDSYFATFERLAAALDWPQEVWSTMLQCKLTGKAQEVIASLSLSDSMDYNKVKAAVLVAYELVPEAYRQKFRSQNVKLSTQTYVEFSREKALMFEKWILASKVETLQDLKELILLEEFKKCLPERLALYLNERQVSSLSSAALLADEFVLTHRVGGVHQGESARPVSVTPFRNSPSPPRPQKPRCYYCHLVGHVARDCVILKRRNEKRGSAAQPVGFVSKSGENNSGFGPFMSEGQVSLTESCEKLTPVKILRDTGASQTLISQKVLPFDDLSSTGSSVLLAGVNAVPVSRPLHRIYLRSGLFTGLCEVAVCPSLPVEGVALLLGNDLAGGAVIPPPVVKENIAPGECEETPAGVLPTCVCTRSQAKRAHEILDLSSLFDDSQSDVLNPAETTSSTHLVTNEVSSNMFPLSPASLEAEQRSDKSLTDCFEHVGKKINGTTGYVKNDVLLRNWGKPVAKNITDRRRKNCVCNVIMLERYLSPQTTAQPPGEAAVCAAAAITPVLDEVTQTHLVAPELPLCSIYLDNIVTHTSSWDDLLALENPVTHLEPTSLTTNLATHCFYKKVAAVVATLTFLLSPKVPFVLDVGAQASCDGCKHMKPPPERNRECMGVLRTLSSPALRFYSAPLFLHHFQDHGERPAPWLHSMQLTPIRNHPAGADKDQRCSERRKRGNHPAGADKDQRCSERRKRGRGRGESERERED; translated from the exons atgaaagatggcttactttggagaacttgtggatggttgcccctggctggtttaatttccacccgcataagaaaaccggttgagctccggttttctttgctcttaacagagttgactgttgcgtgg gagtttctggctgccccttctcgggaccaggtcgaaagcttcaaaaggaccgaactggcagagttggctgtacacctcggtctccaaggcatccagaacctgctgaaaaaggacttaaaggatTCTGTGATGGCCGCGTTGGAAAAGGAAGGTTTGTTACAACCTCCTTTCAGTGACTCTTCTGATTTGCCCCTGAAACAGGACATGGAGGATGGACAGACTGTGAAAGCTGCTACTTCCGTTCCTGTGGGTGCTGCACCCGAGCGCCTTTCTGTCCCAGATGAACAGGACGCTCTTTCGCGGCAGACGCCGTTCACAGGAGAGAGTTTATCCACCACTTCCTCTGCTGCTAGTATGGAGAATGCACGTCTTCGTCTCAGGCTGGCCCGCATGAAGTATGAGGCTGAGGAAAAGTCCCGATTGCAGCAAATCGAACTGGAGATCCGCCGCTGTGAGATCGAGGCTGAAACAAAGTTAAAACTGAAACGTATGGAGTTGGAATACCAAGCAAGAGGAGGTGTTTCTTCTACTACAAACTATGAGCACGAGAGGTCCATGGACAAACAGAGAAACGAGTGTGACATCAGCAAGTGCCTTGTTCTGGTGCCGACTTTCCGGGAGAGCGAGGTTGACAGCTACTTCGCTACATTCGAGCGTCTGGCTGCCGCTTTAGACTGGCCCCAAGAGGTGTGGTCCACTATGCTGCAGTGTAAGTTAACCGGAAAGGCTCAAGAGGTAATTGCTTCTCTTTCTTTATCTGACAgcatggattataataaagtgaaagctgctgttcttgttgcttatgagttggttcctgaagcctatcgtcagaagttccggtcacagaatgtaaaactctccacgcaaacttatgttgagttctctagagaaaaagctctgatgtttgagaaatggatccttgcctcaaaggttgaaactctacaggatcttaaagagctaattctcctggaggaatttaagaagtgtttgccagagaggttggcattatatttaaatgaaagacaagtctcttctctctcctcagccgccctactggcggatgagtttgtgttgacgcaccgtgttggtggtgttcatcagggtgaatctgctcgcccggtgtcagtaacaccttttagaaactctccttctcctcctcgtcctcaGAAACCTCGCTGTTATTATTGCCACCTGGTGGGGCATGTCGCGAGAGATTGTGTAATCCTCAAGCGGAGGAATGAAAAAAGAGGGTCTGCTGCGCAGCCCGTGGGTTTTGTCTCCAAGTCGGGAGAAAATAACAGTGGTTTTGGTCCTTTCATGTCAGAAGGACAAGTGTCTCTTACAGAAAGCTGTGAAAAGCTGACCCCTGTTAAGATTTTAAGAGACACTGGGGCTTCTCAGACGTTAATTTCACAGAAAGTGTTGCCATTTGATGACTTGAGCTCTACCGGCTCTTCCGTGTTGTTGGCTGGAGTAAATGCTGTGCCTGTTTCTCGCCCGCTTCACAGGATTTACTTAAGGAGTGGACTTTTTACTGGGTTGTGTGAAGTAGCAGTCTGCCCTTCCTTGCCTGTGGAAGGAGTAGCTCTTCTTTTAGGGaacgacttggctggaggtgcgGTCATTCCTCCCCCAGTGGTGAAAGAGAACATCGCACCCGGAGAGTGTGAGGAGACTCCCGCAGGAGTGCTCCCCACTTGTGTGTGTACCCGATCTCAAGCTAAGAGAGCGCATGAGATTTTGGATCTCTCCAGTTTGTTTGACGATTCGCAGAGTGATGTTCTTAATCCCGCTGAAACAACTTCTTCCACTCATCTGGTCACAAATGAAGTGTCGTCCAACATGTTTCCGCTAAGTCCGGCTTCTTTGGAGGCGGAACAACGGTCTGATAAATCTCTgaccgactgctttgagcatgtgggaaagaaaataaatggaacTACTGGTTATGTTAAGAATGATGTGTTGCTGAGAAATTGGGGTAAACCAGTAGCTAAAAACATCACAGACCGTCGCAGGAAAAATTGTGTTTGTAATGTTATCATGTTGGAAAGATATCTGTCTCCTCAGACTACTGCACAACCACCCGGTGAGGCCGCGGTGTGCGCAGCCGCTGCCATCACTCCAGTTCTGGATGAGGTTACCCAAACCCATCTAGTGGCGCCAGAACTTCCTTTGTGCAGCATTTATCTGGATAACATAGTTACTCACACTTCCTCCTGGGATGACctgttggctttggaaaatcctgttACTCATCTGGAACCGACCAGCTTAACAACGAACCTCGCAACTCATTGTTTTTATAAGAAAGTTGCTGCTGTGGTAGCTACACTAACATTTTTACTGTCTCCAAAGGTCCCGTTTGTATTGGATGTTGGTGCtcaagcatcctgtgatggctgcaaacacatgaagccgccaccggaaaggaaccgagaat gtatgggggtgttacggaccctgagttctccagcaCTCCGCTTCTACTCtgcacccttattcctgcaccattttcaggaccatggagagcgcccagctccctggcttcactctatgcagctgactcccatcaggaatcacccagctggagcagataaagatcagcgctgctcagagagGAGGAAGCGCGG gaatcacccagctggagcagataaagatcagcgctgctcagagagGAGGAAGCGCGGGCgagggagaggagagagcgagagagagagagaggattga